A single window of Colletes latitarsis isolate SP2378_abdomen chromosome 6, iyColLati1, whole genome shotgun sequence DNA harbors:
- the LOC143342948 gene encoding uncharacterized protein LOC143342948 isoform X1 — protein MEPEQRGRASRASSTSSLGREVRCGCQYYQSDSLLPERSALLGRPPSRTMQQPPAVRCSEHEYEPIAAPTPTPSPSPKPVFPPVVRITETDVVAVADSDDSIDDRARLPPELTRIGDVVLPLDGKIEDTAMEGRELGETGDTSEEQETPQQLQERLEERFLSAPSPSAESRTDGEVNTSQVDSLALEELPLRRGARGLPQRLKTQAGKLRSRLRSIQRPTLAKTDKTRSGSSGRSDRSRTEKRPSRMDRIRSSFSEKTRFNLPNRPRFSLPDRSKFHLPERPKFNLKKPNIRLPNALTRSKKPSSPVHEQRSTDSTVGSRRNIFDLSTYPRIFDRKSKNRDEYATSTPKDSRAQSAESATFPRTRKNPTLSDRWAQRFEETAPYIDEDRSDAETAAERARPWRRPSLEAPRLSLGVADEALSSIPWEEKRRLEQLRYMEYEQESTETSDRQARPRSEASRTEEEELEPTPRYKDRQELKEEYTDEEDAEEDWTDKRIDRQDFRPVQRSRSLEEVLHAREKEQYGSNFPMVDPRRYGVHKTPSEEEEYEEDMDEDEEPEPSSAQSDREQQHSSGSSCDRRRRGVIEEIDSDELFLREAGLGRGDANLGKYLSHEIRDALRDADGSNALADDDTRMVLPVPPQRPTRKRKEGSIESYDTMPPVRPNRARRSESADEQFRERTRSDSRHRVVYQTDPGQELTAPEPLDDIVVVKPVRRKSRSSQRSQSQIATEEPSPVPPVAPTRRKRLRKQASTERIDHEPKPICNGHTEWTEKPLPPLPASTLEETRAYASQGIAMMADSEEDIRRLMTRLREEEYMEPGPIPPKRRSRSRGTSVAQDEDRTSHGAESLPEADYAEEEIPPDDLDFARDLSGYAIVEKRDKPARPPPPPPQRRKREKFATTPRSEAAPKRPQRAYSTLGPAKTRDGEVLAEPFPFAVTLEPEQSTGYVEVDSDDAEQKDLRSSEVLSKMQGRPLPAPPRPPRFRKDHHQTLERSAAVEATTATQTDPLPDDMIIEEEVTQAKLVVTPSRSGSQITVSTERIPSPSSIMTAPLVPPLPSSQRLRKEDQTEPAFDTVSLTDPSPAREPLENRHRSAPHLDPTGEPELPIRDEDEHARTVRSVLLSNEPVRIGNLEVGDLRVDRLSVSQIEAGKIVASEVDALLISVSEMKGMGAVLEGSLSPSIIKELIAIRSHLEIAAASRARDIQTDIPVRESRTVQQEQPRDQQQQQPILQRQSPTEDDKSMSIEDQKVVKREVIESRDRDIPVTHTLAVAQVDIKENPVTRTLSVLPNDRDIPLIHSPPIVATIKDKPLRFFDSESPLCLSSGIAKELEVEESRRVSLTPSVTTSGETTESTRSTTAEASSEQTETTEPGQDKETAEPKSPKSRSRSPSPISISRTRETASPIRSLPPAISVTPDTPDVPSHSITSEMQPQRAVISYTSYTEQPVRERETLREFSQSPLPSSFPIAGTHLIAFPASQVPAHFLSLAAQTDQRLDNDPSIADSTRQLLRILRLAGIKAMRHFVSYTSTMIGGDETREKIKEVELALCALLILIAGLLIFFFGSTRTVTHHHHWDYFNPPK, from the exons ATGGAGCCGGAGCAACGAGGACGCGCCTCGCGAGCGTCGTCGACGTCGAGCCTCGGTCGCGAGGTCCGTTGCGGGTGTCAGTACTACCAGAGTGACTCGCTTCTGCCGGAACGAAGCGCTCTACTCGGTAGACCGCCGTCCAGGACGATGCAGCAGCCACCTGCGGTCCGCTGCAG CGAGCACGAGTACGAACCGATCGCGGCACCGACGCCGACGCCGTCACCGTCGCCGAAGCCGGTGTTCCCGCCGGTGGTGCGAATCACCGAAACGGACGTGGTGGCCGTCGCTGACAGCGACGACAGCATCGACGACCGGGCACGGCTACCACCAGAGCTGACAAGGATCGGCGATGTCGTCCTACCGTTGGACGGCAAGATCGAGGACACTGCGATGGAGGGTCGCGAACTTGGCGAGACTGGCGACACCTCCGAGGAACAGGAAACGCCGCAGCAGCTCCAGGAGAGACTCGAGGAGCGATTCTTGAGCGCTCCGAGCCCTAGTGCCGAGTCTAGGACCGACGGCGAGGTCAACACTAGCCAG GTAGACTCGTTGGCATTGGAGGAGCTGCCGCTTCGTCGCGGTGCCCGCGGTTTGCCCCAGCGGCTGAAAACGCAGGCGGGCAAGCTGCGTTCTCGCTTGAGAAGCATCCAGCGGCCGACGTTGGCGAAGACCGATAAGACACGATCGGGCAGCAGCGGCAGGTCGGACAGGTCCAGGACCGAGAAGAGACCCAGTCGAATGGATCGTATAAGGTCGTCGTTCTCGGAGAAGACGCGATTCAATCTGCCGAATCGTCCCAGGTTCTCGCTGCCGGATCGGTCCAAGTTTCACCTGCCGGAAAGACCAAAGTTTAACCTGAAGAAGCCAAACATACGTCTACCGAACGCTTTGACGCGCAGCAAGAAACCGTCGTCGCCCGTGCACGAGCAACGGTCCACCGACTCCACGGTCGGCTCGCGCAGAAACATCTTCGACTTGTCCACGTATCCGCGAATATTCGACAGAAAGTCCAAGAATCGAGACGAGTACGCGACCTCCACGCCGAAGGACTCGCGAGCTCAGTCCGCGGAGAGCGCAACGTTCCCCAGAACGCGCAAAAACCCGACCCTGAGCGACAGATGGGCCCAGAGGTTCGAGGAAACTGCCCCGTACATCGACGAGGATCGTTCCGACGCGGAAACCGCGGCGGAGAGAGCGCGGCCGTGGCGGCGTCCGTCCTTGGAGGCGCCCAGATTGTCCTTGGGAGTAGCGGACGAGGCGCTATCCTCGATTCCGTGGGAGGAGAAACGTCGTCTGGAGCAACTACGGTACATGGAGTACGAGCAAGAATCCACCGAGACCTCGGACCGGCAAGCCCGTCCGCGATCGGAGGCGTCCAGGACCGAGGAAGAGGAACTCGAGCCTACGCCTAGGTACAAAGATCGCCAAGAACTCAAGGAGGAGTACACCGACGAGGAGGACGCCGAGGAGGATTGGACGGATAAACGGATCGACCGGCAAGACTTTAGACCCGTTCAGCGATCGCGGTCCTTGGAAGAGGTGTTGCACGCCAGAGAGAAAGAACAATACGGGAGCAATTTCCCGATGGTCGATCCGAGGAGGTACGGAGTGCACAAAACGCCCTCGGAGGAGGAGGAATACGAGGAGGACATGGACGAGGACGAGGAACCGGAACCCTCGTCCGCTCAGTCGGACAGGGAGCAGCAGCACTCGAGCGGCAGCTCCTGCGACCGACGACGCCGCGGCGTCATAGAGGAGATCGACTCGGACGAGTTGTTTCTAAGGGAGGCCGGACTCGGCCGGGGCGACGCGAACCTTGGGAAATACCTGAGCCACGAGATCCGGGACGCCCTTCGAGATGCGGACGGCAGCAACGCGCTCGCGGACGACGATACGCGAATGGTGCTGCCCGTTCCTCCGCAACGACCCACGCGAAAACGGAAGGAGGGTTCCATCGAATCGTACGACACGATGCCGCCCGTCAGGCCGAACAGGGCTCGCCGCAGCGAATCCGCGGACGAACAATTCCGCGAACGCACTAGAAGCGACTCCAGGCACCGCGTGGTCTACCAAACGGACCCCGGTCAAGAATTAACCGCACCGGAACCGTTGGACGACATCGTCGTGGTGAAGCCCGTACGCAGGAAATCGAGATCCTCTCAACGCAGCCAATCCCAGATAGCAACGGAAGAACCGAGTCCTGTACCGCCGGTGGCTCCCACGCGCCGGAAACGTTTGCGCAAACAGGCGTCGACGGAACGCATCGACCACGAGCCGAAACCAATTTGCAACGGGCACACCGAGTGGACCGAGAAACCCCTACCACCGTTACCGGCCTCGACCTTGGAGGAAACGCGAGCGTACGCCAGCCAAGGAATCGCGATGATGGCCGACAGCGAGGAGGACATTCGAAGGCTGATGACGCGCCTTCGGGAGGAGGAGTACATGGAACCGGGTCCGATTCCACCGAAACGAAGGTCAAGATCTAGAGGGACCTCCGTGGCCCAGGACGAAGACAGAACGTCTCACGGCGCAGAATCGTTACCGGAAGCTGACTACGCGGAAGAGGAGATTCCGCCGGACGACCTGGACTTTGCCCGCGACCTGTCGGGTTACGCGATCGTCGAGAAGCGCGACAAGCCGGCCagaccgccgccgccgccgccacagCGACGGAAACGCGAGAAATTCGCGACGACGCCGCGATCAGAGGCAGCACCGAAACGACCCCAACGAGCTTACAGCACGCTGGGACCAGCCAAGACCAGGGACGGTGAGGTACTAGCGGAGCCGTTCCCATTCGCGGTCACCTTGGAACCAGAACAGTCGACGGGTTACGTCGAGGTAGATTCGGACGACGCGGAGCAAAAGGATCTGCGCAGCAGCGAGGTCCTCAGCAAGATGCAAGGACGTCCGTTGCCGGCACCGCCCAGGCCGCCTAGGTTCAGGAAAGATCATCATCAGACGCTGGAACGTTCCGCGGCCGTGGAAGCAACCACCGCGACGCAAACGGATCCGTTGCCCGACGACATGATCATCGAGGAGGAAGTCACTCAGGCAAAGTTGGTCGTGACGCCGTCTAGGTCCGGTTCGCAGATCACGGTCTCCACGGAACGAATACCCAGCCCGTCGTCTATCATGACCGCGCCTCTCGTTCCGCCGTTGCCGTCGTCCCAACGTCTCCGCAAAGAGGATCAAACGGAGCCCGCGTTCGACACGGTGTCCTTGACGGATCCATCGCCGGCTCGCGAGCCCTTAGAGAACAGACACCGGTCCGCGCCACACTTGGATCCGACCGGCGAACCGGAACTACCTATTCGCGACGAGGACGAGCACGCTAGAACAGTACGTTCCGTCCTGCTGTCGAACGAACCTGTGAGGATCGGCAACCTCGAGGTAGGCGACCTGAGGGTCGACAGGCTCAGCGTGTCGCAAATAGAGGCAGGTAAAATCGTCGCGTCCGAGGTGGACGCTTTGCTAATCAGCGTATCCGAAATGAAGGGCATGGGAGCCGTGCTCGAAGGGAGCTTATCACCGTCCATTATCAAGGAGCTGATAGCCATCAGAAGCCACTTGGAGATCGCGGCCGCTTCGCGAGCGCGGGACATCCAGACAGACATTCCCGTTAGAGAGAGTCGAACCGTCCAACAGGAACAACCACGGgaccagcagcagcagcagccgaTCCTCCAACGACAGAGCCCCACGGAAGACGATAAATCAATGTCGATCGAGGACCAAAAGGTTGTTAAAAGAGAAGTAATCGAATCGAGGGATAGGGACATACCCGTAACACACACATTAGCCGTTGCACAAGTAGATATCAAGGAAAACCCGGTAACGCGTACACTATCGGTACTACCCAACGACAGAGACATCCCTCTCATACATTCACCCCCAATCGTTGCAACCATCAAAGATAAGCCGTTGCGGTTTTTTGATTCAGAATCCCCCCTTTGTTTGAGCTCGGGTATCGCTAAGGAGCTCGAGGTGGAAGAGTCCCGCCGCGTGTCCCTTACCCCGTCCGTAACAACGTCAGGAGAGACCACGGAATCAACGCGTTCTACTACCGCCGAGGCCAGCAGCGAGCAAACCGAGACCACCGAACCAGGCCAGGACAAGGAAACCGCGGAACCAAAGTCGCCAAAGTCGCGATCCAGATCACCGTCGCCCATAAGTATTTCTCGAACGCGGGAGACCGCTTCTCCGATCAGATCGTTGCCGCCCGCCATTTCTGTCACACCGGACACACCGGATGTCCCCAGTCACAGCATCACCAGCGAGATGCAACCGCAACGCGCCGTTATCTCGTACACATCGTACACGGAACAACCCGTTAGGGAAAGGGAAACTTTAAGAGAATTCTCGCAATCGCCGTTGCCCTCCTCCTTTCCCATTGCCGGAACCCACCTAATAGCGTTTCCGGCCTCTCAAGTTCCGGCTCATTTTCTTTCCTTAGCCGC
- the LOC143342948 gene encoding uncharacterized protein LOC143342948 isoform X2, translating into MEPEQRGRASRASSTSSLGREVRCGCQYYQSDSLLPERSALLGRPPSRTMQQPPAVRCSEHEYEPIAAPTPTPSPSPKPVFPPVVRITETDVVAVADSDDSIDDRARLPPELTRIGDVVLPLDGKIEDTAMEGRELGETGDTSEEQETPQQLQERLEERFLSAPSPSAESRTDGEVNTSQVDSLALEELPLRRGARGLPQRLKTQAGKLRSRLRSIQRPTLAKTDKTRSGSSGRSDRSRTEKRPSRMDRIRSSFSEKTRFNLPNRPRFSLPDRSKFHLPERPKFNLKKPNIRLPNALTRSKKPSSPVHEQRSTDSTVGSRRNIFDLSTYPRIFDRKSKNRDEYATSTPKDSRAQSAESATFPRTRKNPTLSDRWAQRFEETAPYIDEDRSDAETAAERARPWRRPSLEAPRLSLGVADEALSSIPWEEKRRLEQLRYMEYEQESTETSDRQARPRSEASRTEEEELEPTPRYKDRQELKEEYTDEEDAEEDWTDKRIDRQDFRPVQRSRSLEEVLHAREKEQYGSNFPMVDPRRYGVHKTPSEEEEYEEDMDEDEEPEPSSAQSDREQQHSSGSSCDRRRRGVIEEIDSDELFLREAGLGRGDANLGKYLSHEIRDALRDADGSNALADDDTRMVLPVPPQRPTRKRKEGSIESYDTMPPVRPNRARRSESADEQFRERTRSDSRHRVVYQTDPGQELTAPEPLDDIVVVKPVRRKSRSSQRSQSQIATEEPSPVPPVAPTRRKRLRKQASTERIDHEPKPICNGHTEWTEKPLPPLPASTLEETRAYASQGIAMMADSEEDIRRLMTRLREEEYMEPGPIPPKRRSRSRGTSVAQDEDRTSHGAESLPEADYAEEEIPPDDLDFARDLSGYAIVEKRDKPARPPPPPPQRRKREKFATTPRSEAAPKRPQRAYSTLGPAKTRDGEVLAEPFPFAVTLEPEQSTGYVEVDSDDAEQKDLRSSEVLSKMQGRPLPAPPRPPRFRKDHHQTLERSAAVEATTATQTDPLPDDMIIEEEVTQAKLVVTPSRSGSQITVSTERIPSPSSIMTAPLVPPLPSSQRLRKEDQTEPAFDTVSLTDPSPAREPLENRHRSAPHLDPTGEPELPIRDEDEHARTVRSVLLSNEPVRIGNLEVGDLRVDRLSVSQIEAGKIVASEVDALLISVSEMKGMGAVLEGSLSPSIIKELIAIRSHLEIAAASRARDIQTDIPVRESRTVQQEQPRDQQQQQPILQRQSPTEDDKSMSIEDQKVVKREVIESRDRDIPVTHTLAVAQVDIKENPVTRTLSNPPFV; encoded by the exons ATGGAGCCGGAGCAACGAGGACGCGCCTCGCGAGCGTCGTCGACGTCGAGCCTCGGTCGCGAGGTCCGTTGCGGGTGTCAGTACTACCAGAGTGACTCGCTTCTGCCGGAACGAAGCGCTCTACTCGGTAGACCGCCGTCCAGGACGATGCAGCAGCCACCTGCGGTCCGCTGCAG CGAGCACGAGTACGAACCGATCGCGGCACCGACGCCGACGCCGTCACCGTCGCCGAAGCCGGTGTTCCCGCCGGTGGTGCGAATCACCGAAACGGACGTGGTGGCCGTCGCTGACAGCGACGACAGCATCGACGACCGGGCACGGCTACCACCAGAGCTGACAAGGATCGGCGATGTCGTCCTACCGTTGGACGGCAAGATCGAGGACACTGCGATGGAGGGTCGCGAACTTGGCGAGACTGGCGACACCTCCGAGGAACAGGAAACGCCGCAGCAGCTCCAGGAGAGACTCGAGGAGCGATTCTTGAGCGCTCCGAGCCCTAGTGCCGAGTCTAGGACCGACGGCGAGGTCAACACTAGCCAG GTAGACTCGTTGGCATTGGAGGAGCTGCCGCTTCGTCGCGGTGCCCGCGGTTTGCCCCAGCGGCTGAAAACGCAGGCGGGCAAGCTGCGTTCTCGCTTGAGAAGCATCCAGCGGCCGACGTTGGCGAAGACCGATAAGACACGATCGGGCAGCAGCGGCAGGTCGGACAGGTCCAGGACCGAGAAGAGACCCAGTCGAATGGATCGTATAAGGTCGTCGTTCTCGGAGAAGACGCGATTCAATCTGCCGAATCGTCCCAGGTTCTCGCTGCCGGATCGGTCCAAGTTTCACCTGCCGGAAAGACCAAAGTTTAACCTGAAGAAGCCAAACATACGTCTACCGAACGCTTTGACGCGCAGCAAGAAACCGTCGTCGCCCGTGCACGAGCAACGGTCCACCGACTCCACGGTCGGCTCGCGCAGAAACATCTTCGACTTGTCCACGTATCCGCGAATATTCGACAGAAAGTCCAAGAATCGAGACGAGTACGCGACCTCCACGCCGAAGGACTCGCGAGCTCAGTCCGCGGAGAGCGCAACGTTCCCCAGAACGCGCAAAAACCCGACCCTGAGCGACAGATGGGCCCAGAGGTTCGAGGAAACTGCCCCGTACATCGACGAGGATCGTTCCGACGCGGAAACCGCGGCGGAGAGAGCGCGGCCGTGGCGGCGTCCGTCCTTGGAGGCGCCCAGATTGTCCTTGGGAGTAGCGGACGAGGCGCTATCCTCGATTCCGTGGGAGGAGAAACGTCGTCTGGAGCAACTACGGTACATGGAGTACGAGCAAGAATCCACCGAGACCTCGGACCGGCAAGCCCGTCCGCGATCGGAGGCGTCCAGGACCGAGGAAGAGGAACTCGAGCCTACGCCTAGGTACAAAGATCGCCAAGAACTCAAGGAGGAGTACACCGACGAGGAGGACGCCGAGGAGGATTGGACGGATAAACGGATCGACCGGCAAGACTTTAGACCCGTTCAGCGATCGCGGTCCTTGGAAGAGGTGTTGCACGCCAGAGAGAAAGAACAATACGGGAGCAATTTCCCGATGGTCGATCCGAGGAGGTACGGAGTGCACAAAACGCCCTCGGAGGAGGAGGAATACGAGGAGGACATGGACGAGGACGAGGAACCGGAACCCTCGTCCGCTCAGTCGGACAGGGAGCAGCAGCACTCGAGCGGCAGCTCCTGCGACCGACGACGCCGCGGCGTCATAGAGGAGATCGACTCGGACGAGTTGTTTCTAAGGGAGGCCGGACTCGGCCGGGGCGACGCGAACCTTGGGAAATACCTGAGCCACGAGATCCGGGACGCCCTTCGAGATGCGGACGGCAGCAACGCGCTCGCGGACGACGATACGCGAATGGTGCTGCCCGTTCCTCCGCAACGACCCACGCGAAAACGGAAGGAGGGTTCCATCGAATCGTACGACACGATGCCGCCCGTCAGGCCGAACAGGGCTCGCCGCAGCGAATCCGCGGACGAACAATTCCGCGAACGCACTAGAAGCGACTCCAGGCACCGCGTGGTCTACCAAACGGACCCCGGTCAAGAATTAACCGCACCGGAACCGTTGGACGACATCGTCGTGGTGAAGCCCGTACGCAGGAAATCGAGATCCTCTCAACGCAGCCAATCCCAGATAGCAACGGAAGAACCGAGTCCTGTACCGCCGGTGGCTCCCACGCGCCGGAAACGTTTGCGCAAACAGGCGTCGACGGAACGCATCGACCACGAGCCGAAACCAATTTGCAACGGGCACACCGAGTGGACCGAGAAACCCCTACCACCGTTACCGGCCTCGACCTTGGAGGAAACGCGAGCGTACGCCAGCCAAGGAATCGCGATGATGGCCGACAGCGAGGAGGACATTCGAAGGCTGATGACGCGCCTTCGGGAGGAGGAGTACATGGAACCGGGTCCGATTCCACCGAAACGAAGGTCAAGATCTAGAGGGACCTCCGTGGCCCAGGACGAAGACAGAACGTCTCACGGCGCAGAATCGTTACCGGAAGCTGACTACGCGGAAGAGGAGATTCCGCCGGACGACCTGGACTTTGCCCGCGACCTGTCGGGTTACGCGATCGTCGAGAAGCGCGACAAGCCGGCCagaccgccgccgccgccgccacagCGACGGAAACGCGAGAAATTCGCGACGACGCCGCGATCAGAGGCAGCACCGAAACGACCCCAACGAGCTTACAGCACGCTGGGACCAGCCAAGACCAGGGACGGTGAGGTACTAGCGGAGCCGTTCCCATTCGCGGTCACCTTGGAACCAGAACAGTCGACGGGTTACGTCGAGGTAGATTCGGACGACGCGGAGCAAAAGGATCTGCGCAGCAGCGAGGTCCTCAGCAAGATGCAAGGACGTCCGTTGCCGGCACCGCCCAGGCCGCCTAGGTTCAGGAAAGATCATCATCAGACGCTGGAACGTTCCGCGGCCGTGGAAGCAACCACCGCGACGCAAACGGATCCGTTGCCCGACGACATGATCATCGAGGAGGAAGTCACTCAGGCAAAGTTGGTCGTGACGCCGTCTAGGTCCGGTTCGCAGATCACGGTCTCCACGGAACGAATACCCAGCCCGTCGTCTATCATGACCGCGCCTCTCGTTCCGCCGTTGCCGTCGTCCCAACGTCTCCGCAAAGAGGATCAAACGGAGCCCGCGTTCGACACGGTGTCCTTGACGGATCCATCGCCGGCTCGCGAGCCCTTAGAGAACAGACACCGGTCCGCGCCACACTTGGATCCGACCGGCGAACCGGAACTACCTATTCGCGACGAGGACGAGCACGCTAGAACAGTACGTTCCGTCCTGCTGTCGAACGAACCTGTGAGGATCGGCAACCTCGAGGTAGGCGACCTGAGGGTCGACAGGCTCAGCGTGTCGCAAATAGAGGCAGGTAAAATCGTCGCGTCCGAGGTGGACGCTTTGCTAATCAGCGTATCCGAAATGAAGGGCATGGGAGCCGTGCTCGAAGGGAGCTTATCACCGTCCATTATCAAGGAGCTGATAGCCATCAGAAGCCACTTGGAGATCGCGGCCGCTTCGCGAGCGCGGGACATCCAGACAGACATTCCCGTTAGAGAGAGTCGAACCGTCCAACAGGAACAACCACGGgaccagcagcagcagcagccgaTCCTCCAACGACAGAGCCCCACGGAAGACGATAAATCAATGTCGATCGAGGACCAAAAGGTTGTTAAAAGAGAAGTAATCGAATCGAGGGATAGGGACATACCCGTAACACACACATTAGCCGTTGCACAAGTAGATATCAAGGAAAACCCGGTAACGCGTACACTATCG AATCCCCCCTTTGTTTGA